The proteins below are encoded in one region of Solenopsis invicta isolate M01_SB chromosome 8, UNIL_Sinv_3.0, whole genome shotgun sequence:
- the LOC105196503 gene encoding zinc finger and BTB domain-containing protein 14 isoform X2, with product MRQQKKRKRVNHVVQEQCERRADAACPNRFPATEKMAIAASENYQLKWHSYGAHLHSSVATLLHSESFADVLLATSCGRHVAAHRFVLAACSSYLSHIFQTCHFGANTNAPIIVVLPTEIGYRTLKILIQYMYSGEATVTNDQLEGVLKAGDILRVRGLWRSNSGSSKKENIQSNNQKIERDKRETSQLAGQIQKIKLVQPTTEKVIENVQQAAPACQNNIQPAKPVERKSTEKIEDKANESETKKVLEEKSSEQSKNKENLETNGKKKKAVNSDVESNKSKSDGGENTELNLELLVKDEPIDWEESIDPSESLTIDHEIDIKPEIVHSADEDGDMEEEEYTPLTCDMCSQTFNRPSDWVRHIEFTHADMTENRRKKRKDDISDDNKDFPPLKCDLCGNMYPTPQEWVRHIQTEHTEEQLAFMNNSAPPKPKRVHNHQKLCNICQKEFPSHASMVIHQRTHTGEKPFLCSYCKKGFNVKSNLLRHLRTLHDKYVHPSLYGSNGSTNA from the exons ATGCGGCAGCAGAAAAAGCGAAAGAGGGTGAATCACGTCGTGCAGGAGCAATGCGAAAGAAGGGCGGACGCGGCGTGCCCTAACCGCTTCCCCGCGACAG AAAAAATGGCTATCGCCGCCTCGGAAAATTATCAGCTCAAGTGGCACAGCTATGGGGCGCATCTGCACAGCTCCGTCGCGACTCTGCTTCACTCGGAATCCTTCGCGGATGTTCTGCTGGCCACGTCTTGCGGACGACACGTGGCGGCCCATCGATTCGTCCTCGCGGCCTGCTCGTCTTACCTCAGTCATATTTTCCAGACGTGCCATTTCGGCGCGAACACTAACGCACCGATAATCGTG GTGCTGCCCACGGAGATCGGATACCGCACACTAAAAATCCTGATACAGTACATGTACAGTGGCGAGGCCACTGTGACGAACGATCAGCTGGAGGGAGTCCTGAAAGCCGGTGACATCCTACGTGTGCGTGGACTGTGGAGATCGAACTCCGGCAGCAGCAAGAAGGAGAACATACAGTCGAACAATCAGAAAATCGAGCGCGATAAGCGGGAAACGTCGCAACTGGCTGGGCAGATACAGAAGATCAAACTGGTGCAACCGACCACGGAGAAGGTAATCGAGAACGTGCAACAGGCGGCGCCGGCCTGCCAGAATAATATACAGCCCGCGAAGCCGGTCGAGAGGAAGAGCACCGAGAAGATCGAGGACAAGGCCAACGAATCGGAGACGAAGAAGGTCTTGGAAGAGAAAAGTAGCGAGCAGAGCAAAAACAAGGAGAATCTCGAGACGAACGGCAAAAAGAAGAAGGCTGTTAACAGCGACGTCGAGTCGAATAAGTCGAAGAGCGATGGTGGCGAAAAC accgAACTAAATCTGGAACTGTTAGTGAAGGACGAGCCGATCGATTGGGAAGAGTCGATCGATCCGTCGGAATCCCTTACGATAGACCATGAGATCGATATCAAACCA GAGATCGTGCACAGCGCGGACGAGGATGGCGATATGGAGGAGGAGGAATATACACCGTTGACGTGCGACATGTGCAGTCAAACGTTTAACAGACCGTCGGATTGGGTGAGACATATAGAATTCACACATGCTGACATGACCGAAAATCGGAGAAAGAAACGAAAG GATGATATAAGCGACGACAACAAGGACTTTCCGCCGCTGAAGTGCGATCTATGTGGCAATATGTATCCCACGCCACAGGAGTGGGTGCGTCACATACAGACGGAACACACGGAGGAACAGCTGGCCTTCATGAACAACTCGGCACCCCCGAAGCCGAAGAGGGTTCACAATCACCAAAAGTTATGCAATATATGTCAAAAGGAATTCCCGAGTCACGCCTCGATGGTCATCCATCAAAGAACGCATACGGGCGAAAAGCCCTTTCTTTGCTCCTACTGTAAAAAAGGCTTCAACGTAAAGAGCAACCTACTAAGGCATTTAAGGACACTGCATGACAAATACGTACATCCTAGCTTATACGGGAGTAATGGTAGCACGAACGCTTAA
- the LOC105196504 gene encoding palmitoyltransferase app isoform X2, translating to MPHVTRKWELFPGRNRFCCDGRVMMAPQTGVFYVTVCLIVGTTGLFFGFDCPYLALHVTPAIPVIGALLFIFVMSALFRTSFSDPGVIPRATPDEAAYIEKQIEVPNNGNSKTYRPPPRTKEVLIRGQPVKLKYCFTCKIFRPPRASHCSLCDNCVERFDHHCPWVGNCVGRRNYRYFYAFIVSLAFLCVFIFICAVTHIIMLTKDDKPFLEAVKLSPSSVIVGVVCFFSVWSILGLAGFHTYLTSSNQTTNEDIKGSFTNRRGQDNFNPYSQGNICGNFFYVLCGPAPPSLIDRRGIVTPEYRAEHERVGDDNVITNNKTYGTAKIVQPQSNGTTVQTSPSMDLTGSMNNLISGQHSPRIESINGSTTNSISQLVTNEIPLASLNIAPIDIDEIAPLPSRQSVVVSSALDTSSIPTVTVTTPLSASRLRLLQDTTMIESALDLDSLEDASVGKGSQSGLIKMGVV from the exons ATGCCTCACGTCACGCGAAAATGGGAACTATTCCCGGGCAGGAATCGCTTCTGCTGCGATGGCAGGGTGATGATGGCACCGCAGACAGGAGTGTTCTACGTCACCGTGTGCCTCATCGTCGGAACAACCGGATTGTTCTTCGGTTTTGA TTGTCCTTATCTGGCACTACATGTAACACCAGCAATACCAGTAATAGgagctttattatttatattcgtAATGTCTGCTTTATTCCGCACAAGCTTCAGTGATCCTGGAGTAATTCCAAGAGCAACACCCGACGAAGCAGCTTACATCGAAAAACAAATcg AAGTACCTAACAATGGTAACTCTAAGACGTACAGACCTCCTCCCAGGACGAAAGAAGTCTTGATTAGGGGACAaccagtaaaattaaaatattgctttacATGCAAGATATTTAGGCCGCCGAGAGCCTCCCATTGTAGTTTATGCGACAATTGCGTAG AGAGGTTTGATCATCACTGTCCATGGGTGGGTAATTGCGTGGGCAGAagaaattatagatatttttatgcttttatagTATCCCTCGCATTTCTTtgcgtttttatatttatatgtgcgGTCACTCATATTATTATGC ttACGAAAGATGACAAGCCGTTTTTAGAAGCTGTTAAATTATCTCCGAGCAGCGTTATTGTGGGAGTCGTGTGTTTCTTTTCTGTTTGGAGTATCTTGGGTCTCGCCGGCTTTCATACATATTTAACTAGTAGCAATCAAACGACTAACGAAGAT ATCAAAGGGTCATTCACGAACAGAAGAGGACAGGATAATTTTAATCCTTACAGTCAAGGAAACATTTgcggaaattttttttatgttttatgtgGACCAGCTCCACCTAGTTTAATCG ATCGAAGGGGAATAGTAACACCTGAATATCGCGCGGAACACGAACGAGTTGGTGATGATAATGTGATTACTAATAATAAGACGTACGGTACTGCCAAAATTGTGCAGCCTCAg tCAAACGGTACGACGGTTCAAACGAGTCCTAGCATGGACCTCACGGGCTCGATGAATAACTTGATCAGCGGTCAACATTCGCCGAGAATAGAATCGATAAACG GTAGTACCACGAACAGTATAAGTCAACTTGTTACCAACGAAATACCGCTAGCGTCTCTCAATATAGCACCAATTGATATCGACGAAATCGCTCCGCTGCCTTCTCGTCAGAGTGTCGTGGTTTCTTCCGCTCTGGACACATCTTCCATACCAACAGTAACTGTAACAACCCCTTTGTCCGCGTCTAGACTCAGACTACTGCAGGACACGACTATGATAGAGTCCGCCTTAGACTTAGATTCGCTGGAAGACGCGAGCGTCGGTAAAGGAAGCCAGTCGGGGCTTATAAAAATGGGTGTAGTATAA
- the LOC105196506 gene encoding protein odr-4 homolog produces MGRTIYAEEHLRTYLSSLAKPDGYVIGLILGQSAGQKDYVVHLAKTPPPLTKNVVEETLISSTAPAEQDAANTYIKSVKDIPMSWVADHAKHVTRMLPGGMWVLGIFIVGPEDALDNTSNVQKLKSVLGAIHKTLSWNNKYLCGNNQDEKLILSFNSVTQKHICKSIDITKDSMLKPADWKFQEKATKWHQLEALVDFDRLYLIAADKDPETLKKQLQNILTNVADLIESSLIVIEGEVKSPDDTLEPLGKKKKNSKESKNKTNDSNNLFQVSLYIPCSQGDSDMNIRTTSCSASIRLIGQLVSRTFVHHRASVAEANTAVKEDIVRSLASRLEMHWDSLIEEENGSPEENITLHEPPRRVLIALPENKVTLSDYLFPGEGPQEALLSLQELLDLEVQESQVQKEVELQADPVEFYCQNDVNTKPLDNNTDTTGNYQIAVYLTGLSVAFIILLIAVVVHQLMV; encoded by the exons ATGGGTCGGACGATTTATGCCGAGGAGCATCTTCGCACGTATTTATCGTCTTTGGCGAAGCCAGATGGTTACGTGATAGGATTGATTTTAGGACAG AGTGCTGGACAAAAGGACTATGTCGTGCATTTAGCGAAAACACCACCTCCTCTCACTAAGAATGTCGTAGAAGAGACGTTAATTAGCTCTACAGCGCCTGCAGAACAGGATGCAGCAAATACATATATCAAATCTGTCAAAGATATACCTATGAGTTGGGTTGCGGATCATGCTAAACAT GTTACAAGAATGCTGCCTGGTGGAATGTGGGTGCTTGGCATATTCATTGTTGGACCTGAAGATGCTTTAGATAATACTAGCAATGTACAAAAGCTCAAGTCGGTTCTTGGCGCAATTCACAAAACTTTGTCATGGAATAATAAGTATCTCTGTGGGAATAATCAGGATGAGAAGCTTATATTGAGTTTTAATAGTGTCACACAAAA ACATATTTGCAAATCGATAGACATTACTAAGGACAGTATGTTAAAACCAGCGGATTGGAAGTTCCAAGAAAAAGCAACCAAGTGGCATCAACTTGAAGCCCTGGTAGATTTCGACAGATTGTATCTCATTGCAGCAGACAAGGATCCTGAAACTCTCAAGAAGCAATTGCAG AATATTTTGACAAACGTGGCAGATTTAATCGAATCTTCGCTCATCGTTATCGAGGGAGAAGTCAAATCTCCGGATGACACACTAGAACCACTTGGCAAGAAAAAGAAGAACAGCAAAGAGAGTAAAAATAAGACAAACGAtagcaataatttatttcaagttaGCTTGTATATTCCCTGC TCGCAAGGTGACAGCGATATGAATATAAGAACAACGTCGTGCAGCGCATCGATACGACTAATTGGACAATTGGTCAGTAGAACGTTTGTACATCACAGAGCCAGTGTTGCAGAGGCCAACACGGCTGTAAAGGAAGATATAGTCAGATCTCTAGCAAGTAGATTAGAAATGCATTGGGATAGTTTGATAGAGGAAGAAAATGGTTCTCCTGAAG agaATATTACATTGCATGAACCACCGAGACGAGTGTTAATAGCATTACCGGAGAACAAAGTTACCTTATCGGATTATTTGTTTCCTGGCGAAGGACCGCAGGAGGCATTATTGTCATTGCAGGAACTTCTGGATCTCGAAGTACAAGAGAGTCAGGTACAAAAAGAGGTCGAATTGCAAGCTG ATCCTGTAGAATTCTACTGCCAAAACGACGTCAATACTAAACCGTTGGACAATAATACCGATACAACTGGAAATTATCAAATAGCTGTTTATCTTACCGGTTTGAGTGTAGCGTTTATTATACTGTTGATAGCTGTTGTCGTGCACCAGCTTATGGTTTAA
- the LOC105196504 gene encoding palmitoyltransferase ZDHHC18-A isoform X1 — MPHVTRKWELFPGRNRFCCDGRVMMAPQTGVFYVTVCLIVGTTGLFFGFDCPYLALHVTPAIPVIGALLFIFVMSALFRTSFSDPGVIPRATPDEAAYIEKQIEVPNNGNSKTYRPPPRTKEVLIRGQPVKLKYCFTCKIFRPPRASHCSLCDNCVERFDHHCPWVGNCVGRRNYRYFYAFIVSLAFLCVFIFICAVTHIIMLTKDDKPFLEAVKLSPSSVIVGVVCFFSVWSILGLAGFHTYLTSSNQTTNEDIKGSFTNRRGQDNFNPYSQGNICGNFFYVLCGPAPPSLIDRRGIVTPEYRAEHERVGDDNVITNNKTYGTAKIVQPQSNGTTVQTSPSMDLTGSMNNLISGQHSPRIESINGELTLLRHPTRCPEDLPKYPRQYINDTYVPPYPVQHCSQDSVKHIKYAEVDRLNPDFQKYPCRCEDGLHKYPHRCREEYHRCSDNNLIYDQCIGEQKYDIDLQKYPQRYSEDPLRYKISEKNGYTDLQKFPQCYSEDPLRLSQSPHMLKYNNLRCTEPSLKYPITKNILPARILGTGGIPIIGQTAIGLVVNRFGSGPLTNNLSYAENSLCPSDSTEEDLLNRRFIMSSLSDNEDI, encoded by the exons ATGCCTCACGTCACGCGAAAATGGGAACTATTCCCGGGCAGGAATCGCTTCTGCTGCGATGGCAGGGTGATGATGGCACCGCAGACAGGAGTGTTCTACGTCACCGTGTGCCTCATCGTCGGAACAACCGGATTGTTCTTCGGTTTTGA TTGTCCTTATCTGGCACTACATGTAACACCAGCAATACCAGTAATAGgagctttattatttatattcgtAATGTCTGCTTTATTCCGCACAAGCTTCAGTGATCCTGGAGTAATTCCAAGAGCAACACCCGACGAAGCAGCTTACATCGAAAAACAAATcg AAGTACCTAACAATGGTAACTCTAAGACGTACAGACCTCCTCCCAGGACGAAAGAAGTCTTGATTAGGGGACAaccagtaaaattaaaatattgctttacATGCAAGATATTTAGGCCGCCGAGAGCCTCCCATTGTAGTTTATGCGACAATTGCGTAG AGAGGTTTGATCATCACTGTCCATGGGTGGGTAATTGCGTGGGCAGAagaaattatagatatttttatgcttttatagTATCCCTCGCATTTCTTtgcgtttttatatttatatgtgcgGTCACTCATATTATTATGC ttACGAAAGATGACAAGCCGTTTTTAGAAGCTGTTAAATTATCTCCGAGCAGCGTTATTGTGGGAGTCGTGTGTTTCTTTTCTGTTTGGAGTATCTTGGGTCTCGCCGGCTTTCATACATATTTAACTAGTAGCAATCAAACGACTAACGAAGAT ATCAAAGGGTCATTCACGAACAGAAGAGGACAGGATAATTTTAATCCTTACAGTCAAGGAAACATTTgcggaaattttttttatgttttatgtgGACCAGCTCCACCTAGTTTAATCG ATCGAAGGGGAATAGTAACACCTGAATATCGCGCGGAACACGAACGAGTTGGTGATGATAATGTGATTACTAATAATAAGACGTACGGTACTGCCAAAATTGTGCAGCCTCAg tCAAACGGTACGACGGTTCAAACGAGTCCTAGCATGGACCTCACGGGCTCGATGAATAACTTGATCAGCGGTCAACATTCGCCGAGAATAGAATCGATAAACGGTGAGTTGACCCTCTTGAGACATCCTACACGTTGTCCCGAAGACCTACCGAAATATCCGCGCCAATACATAAACGATACTTACGTGCCGCCATACCCGGTGCAGCATTGCTCTCAGGATTCTGTGAAACATATTAAATACGCCGAGGTAGATCGGTTAAATCCGGACTTTCAAAAGTATCCGTGTAGATGCGAGGACGGTTTGCACAAGTATCCTCATAGGTGTAGAGAGGAATATCATAGGTGTTCGGATAACAATCTCATATACGACCAATGCATAGGGGAACAGAAATACGATATTGATCTTCAGAAATATCCTCAAAGATACTCCGAGGATCCCTTACGTTACAAGATAAGCGAGAAAAACGGTTACACCGATCTGCAAAAGTTTCCCCAGTGCTATTCCGAAGATCCATTACGGCTCTCGCAGTCGCCGCATATgcttaaatataacaatttgcggTGTACCGAGCCTAGCCTAAAATATCCGATAACGAAGAACATTCTGCCGGCGCGTATATTAGGCACGGGTGGCATACCGATTATCGGGCAGACTGCGATTGGTCTCGTGGTCAACAGATTCGGTTCCGGACCGCTAACTAATAATTTATCGTACGCGGAGAATTCGTTATGCCCAAGCGATAGCACGGAGGAAGATCTCCTAAATCGCCGTTTCATTATGAGTTCACTGAGCGACAATGAGGACATTTAA
- the LOC105196503 gene encoding histone-lysine N-methyltransferase PRDM9 isoform X4 — protein MFSEKMAIAASENYQLKWHSYGAHLHSSVATLLHSESFADVLLATSCGRHVAAHRFVLAACSSYLSHIFQTCHFGANTNAPIIVVLPTEIGYRTLKILIQYMYSGEATVTNDQLEGVLKAGDILRVRGLWRSNSGSSKKENIQSNNQKIERDKRETSQLAGQIQKIKLVQPTTEKVIENVQQAAPACQNNIQPAKPVERKSTEKIEDKANESETKKVLEEKSSEQSKNKENLETNGKKKKAVNSDVESNKSKSDGGENTELNLELLVKDEPIDWEESIDPSESLTIDHEIDIKPEIVHSADEDGDMEEEEYTPLTCDMCSQTFNRPSDWVRHIEFTHADMTENRRKKRKDDISDDNKDFPPLKCDLCGNMYPTPQEWVRHIQTEHTEEQLAFMNNSAPPKPKRVHNHQKLCNICQKEFPSHASMVIHQRTHTGEKPFLCSYCKKGFNVKSNLLRHLRTLHDKYVHPSLYGSNGSTNA, from the exons ATGTTCTCAG AAAAAATGGCTATCGCCGCCTCGGAAAATTATCAGCTCAAGTGGCACAGCTATGGGGCGCATCTGCACAGCTCCGTCGCGACTCTGCTTCACTCGGAATCCTTCGCGGATGTTCTGCTGGCCACGTCTTGCGGACGACACGTGGCGGCCCATCGATTCGTCCTCGCGGCCTGCTCGTCTTACCTCAGTCATATTTTCCAGACGTGCCATTTCGGCGCGAACACTAACGCACCGATAATCGTG GTGCTGCCCACGGAGATCGGATACCGCACACTAAAAATCCTGATACAGTACATGTACAGTGGCGAGGCCACTGTGACGAACGATCAGCTGGAGGGAGTCCTGAAAGCCGGTGACATCCTACGTGTGCGTGGACTGTGGAGATCGAACTCCGGCAGCAGCAAGAAGGAGAACATACAGTCGAACAATCAGAAAATCGAGCGCGATAAGCGGGAAACGTCGCAACTGGCTGGGCAGATACAGAAGATCAAACTGGTGCAACCGACCACGGAGAAGGTAATCGAGAACGTGCAACAGGCGGCGCCGGCCTGCCAGAATAATATACAGCCCGCGAAGCCGGTCGAGAGGAAGAGCACCGAGAAGATCGAGGACAAGGCCAACGAATCGGAGACGAAGAAGGTCTTGGAAGAGAAAAGTAGCGAGCAGAGCAAAAACAAGGAGAATCTCGAGACGAACGGCAAAAAGAAGAAGGCTGTTAACAGCGACGTCGAGTCGAATAAGTCGAAGAGCGATGGTGGCGAAAAC accgAACTAAATCTGGAACTGTTAGTGAAGGACGAGCCGATCGATTGGGAAGAGTCGATCGATCCGTCGGAATCCCTTACGATAGACCATGAGATCGATATCAAACCA GAGATCGTGCACAGCGCGGACGAGGATGGCGATATGGAGGAGGAGGAATATACACCGTTGACGTGCGACATGTGCAGTCAAACGTTTAACAGACCGTCGGATTGGGTGAGACATATAGAATTCACACATGCTGACATGACCGAAAATCGGAGAAAGAAACGAAAG GATGATATAAGCGACGACAACAAGGACTTTCCGCCGCTGAAGTGCGATCTATGTGGCAATATGTATCCCACGCCACAGGAGTGGGTGCGTCACATACAGACGGAACACACGGAGGAACAGCTGGCCTTCATGAACAACTCGGCACCCCCGAAGCCGAAGAGGGTTCACAATCACCAAAAGTTATGCAATATATGTCAAAAGGAATTCCCGAGTCACGCCTCGATGGTCATCCATCAAAGAACGCATACGGGCGAAAAGCCCTTTCTTTGCTCCTACTGTAAAAAAGGCTTCAACGTAAAGAGCAACCTACTAAGGCATTTAAGGACACTGCATGACAAATACGTACATCCTAGCTTATACGGGAGTAATGGTAGCACGAACGCTTAA
- the LOC105196503 gene encoding zinc finger and BTB domain-containing protein 14 isoform X1 — protein sequence MERCVGNVDARSHPRDYSASLSTRISLLEESRDASTIEEKMAIAASENYQLKWHSYGAHLHSSVATLLHSESFADVLLATSCGRHVAAHRFVLAACSSYLSHIFQTCHFGANTNAPIIVVLPTEIGYRTLKILIQYMYSGEATVTNDQLEGVLKAGDILRVRGLWRSNSGSSKKENIQSNNQKIERDKRETSQLAGQIQKIKLVQPTTEKVIENVQQAAPACQNNIQPAKPVERKSTEKIEDKANESETKKVLEEKSSEQSKNKENLETNGKKKKAVNSDVESNKSKSDGGENTELNLELLVKDEPIDWEESIDPSESLTIDHEIDIKPEIVHSADEDGDMEEEEYTPLTCDMCSQTFNRPSDWVRHIEFTHADMTENRRKKRKDDISDDNKDFPPLKCDLCGNMYPTPQEWVRHIQTEHTEEQLAFMNNSAPPKPKRVHNHQKLCNICQKEFPSHASMVIHQRTHTGEKPFLCSYCKKGFNVKSNLLRHLRTLHDKYVHPSLYGSNGSTNA from the exons ATGGAGAGATGTGTCGGCAACGTGGACGCGCGGTCGCATCCACGAGATTATTCAGCCTCCTTGTCGACGCGAATCTCTCTACTTGAAGAGTCTCGAGACGCATCTACGATCGAAG AAAAAATGGCTATCGCCGCCTCGGAAAATTATCAGCTCAAGTGGCACAGCTATGGGGCGCATCTGCACAGCTCCGTCGCGACTCTGCTTCACTCGGAATCCTTCGCGGATGTTCTGCTGGCCACGTCTTGCGGACGACACGTGGCGGCCCATCGATTCGTCCTCGCGGCCTGCTCGTCTTACCTCAGTCATATTTTCCAGACGTGCCATTTCGGCGCGAACACTAACGCACCGATAATCGTG GTGCTGCCCACGGAGATCGGATACCGCACACTAAAAATCCTGATACAGTACATGTACAGTGGCGAGGCCACTGTGACGAACGATCAGCTGGAGGGAGTCCTGAAAGCCGGTGACATCCTACGTGTGCGTGGACTGTGGAGATCGAACTCCGGCAGCAGCAAGAAGGAGAACATACAGTCGAACAATCAGAAAATCGAGCGCGATAAGCGGGAAACGTCGCAACTGGCTGGGCAGATACAGAAGATCAAACTGGTGCAACCGACCACGGAGAAGGTAATCGAGAACGTGCAACAGGCGGCGCCGGCCTGCCAGAATAATATACAGCCCGCGAAGCCGGTCGAGAGGAAGAGCACCGAGAAGATCGAGGACAAGGCCAACGAATCGGAGACGAAGAAGGTCTTGGAAGAGAAAAGTAGCGAGCAGAGCAAAAACAAGGAGAATCTCGAGACGAACGGCAAAAAGAAGAAGGCTGTTAACAGCGACGTCGAGTCGAATAAGTCGAAGAGCGATGGTGGCGAAAAC accgAACTAAATCTGGAACTGTTAGTGAAGGACGAGCCGATCGATTGGGAAGAGTCGATCGATCCGTCGGAATCCCTTACGATAGACCATGAGATCGATATCAAACCA GAGATCGTGCACAGCGCGGACGAGGATGGCGATATGGAGGAGGAGGAATATACACCGTTGACGTGCGACATGTGCAGTCAAACGTTTAACAGACCGTCGGATTGGGTGAGACATATAGAATTCACACATGCTGACATGACCGAAAATCGGAGAAAGAAACGAAAG GATGATATAAGCGACGACAACAAGGACTTTCCGCCGCTGAAGTGCGATCTATGTGGCAATATGTATCCCACGCCACAGGAGTGGGTGCGTCACATACAGACGGAACACACGGAGGAACAGCTGGCCTTCATGAACAACTCGGCACCCCCGAAGCCGAAGAGGGTTCACAATCACCAAAAGTTATGCAATATATGTCAAAAGGAATTCCCGAGTCACGCCTCGATGGTCATCCATCAAAGAACGCATACGGGCGAAAAGCCCTTTCTTTGCTCCTACTGTAAAAAAGGCTTCAACGTAAAGAGCAACCTACTAAGGCATTTAAGGACACTGCATGACAAATACGTACATCCTAGCTTATACGGGAGTAATGGTAGCACGAACGCTTAA
- the LOC105196503 gene encoding histone-lysine N-methyltransferase PRDM9 isoform X3: protein MREADKEKFEKMAIAASENYQLKWHSYGAHLHSSVATLLHSESFADVLLATSCGRHVAAHRFVLAACSSYLSHIFQTCHFGANTNAPIIVVLPTEIGYRTLKILIQYMYSGEATVTNDQLEGVLKAGDILRVRGLWRSNSGSSKKENIQSNNQKIERDKRETSQLAGQIQKIKLVQPTTEKVIENVQQAAPACQNNIQPAKPVERKSTEKIEDKANESETKKVLEEKSSEQSKNKENLETNGKKKKAVNSDVESNKSKSDGGENTELNLELLVKDEPIDWEESIDPSESLTIDHEIDIKPEIVHSADEDGDMEEEEYTPLTCDMCSQTFNRPSDWVRHIEFTHADMTENRRKKRKDDISDDNKDFPPLKCDLCGNMYPTPQEWVRHIQTEHTEEQLAFMNNSAPPKPKRVHNHQKLCNICQKEFPSHASMVIHQRTHTGEKPFLCSYCKKGFNVKSNLLRHLRTLHDKYVHPSLYGSNGSTNA from the exons ATGCGGGAAGCCGACAAGGAGAAATTCG AAAAAATGGCTATCGCCGCCTCGGAAAATTATCAGCTCAAGTGGCACAGCTATGGGGCGCATCTGCACAGCTCCGTCGCGACTCTGCTTCACTCGGAATCCTTCGCGGATGTTCTGCTGGCCACGTCTTGCGGACGACACGTGGCGGCCCATCGATTCGTCCTCGCGGCCTGCTCGTCTTACCTCAGTCATATTTTCCAGACGTGCCATTTCGGCGCGAACACTAACGCACCGATAATCGTG GTGCTGCCCACGGAGATCGGATACCGCACACTAAAAATCCTGATACAGTACATGTACAGTGGCGAGGCCACTGTGACGAACGATCAGCTGGAGGGAGTCCTGAAAGCCGGTGACATCCTACGTGTGCGTGGACTGTGGAGATCGAACTCCGGCAGCAGCAAGAAGGAGAACATACAGTCGAACAATCAGAAAATCGAGCGCGATAAGCGGGAAACGTCGCAACTGGCTGGGCAGATACAGAAGATCAAACTGGTGCAACCGACCACGGAGAAGGTAATCGAGAACGTGCAACAGGCGGCGCCGGCCTGCCAGAATAATATACAGCCCGCGAAGCCGGTCGAGAGGAAGAGCACCGAGAAGATCGAGGACAAGGCCAACGAATCGGAGACGAAGAAGGTCTTGGAAGAGAAAAGTAGCGAGCAGAGCAAAAACAAGGAGAATCTCGAGACGAACGGCAAAAAGAAGAAGGCTGTTAACAGCGACGTCGAGTCGAATAAGTCGAAGAGCGATGGTGGCGAAAAC accgAACTAAATCTGGAACTGTTAGTGAAGGACGAGCCGATCGATTGGGAAGAGTCGATCGATCCGTCGGAATCCCTTACGATAGACCATGAGATCGATATCAAACCA GAGATCGTGCACAGCGCGGACGAGGATGGCGATATGGAGGAGGAGGAATATACACCGTTGACGTGCGACATGTGCAGTCAAACGTTTAACAGACCGTCGGATTGGGTGAGACATATAGAATTCACACATGCTGACATGACCGAAAATCGGAGAAAGAAACGAAAG GATGATATAAGCGACGACAACAAGGACTTTCCGCCGCTGAAGTGCGATCTATGTGGCAATATGTATCCCACGCCACAGGAGTGGGTGCGTCACATACAGACGGAACACACGGAGGAACAGCTGGCCTTCATGAACAACTCGGCACCCCCGAAGCCGAAGAGGGTTCACAATCACCAAAAGTTATGCAATATATGTCAAAAGGAATTCCCGAGTCACGCCTCGATGGTCATCCATCAAAGAACGCATACGGGCGAAAAGCCCTTTCTTTGCTCCTACTGTAAAAAAGGCTTCAACGTAAAGAGCAACCTACTAAGGCATTTAAGGACACTGCATGACAAATACGTACATCCTAGCTTATACGGGAGTAATGGTAGCACGAACGCTTAA